The following are encoded together in the Glycine soja cultivar W05 chromosome 5, ASM419377v2, whole genome shotgun sequence genome:
- the LOC114412771 gene encoding (S)-2-hydroxy-acid oxidase GLO1-like: MEMITNVTEYEAIAKEKLPKMVYDYYASGAEDQWTLKENRNAFSRILFRPRILVDVSKIDLTTTVLGFKISMPIMIAPTAMQKLAHPEGELATARAASAAGTIMTLSSCASSSVEEVASTGSDIRFFQLYVLKDRNVVAQLVRRAERAGFKAIALTVDTPILGHREADIKNRLTLPLNLVLKNFEGLDLGKLDKTSDSGLASYVAGQIDPSLNWKDIKWLQSITSLPILVKGVLTVEDTRIAIQAGAAGIIVSNHGARQLDYVPATIMALEEVVKAAQGKIPVFLDSGIRRGTDVFKALALGAAGVFIGRPVVFSLAADGEAGVRKVLQMLRDELELTMALSGCRSLKEITRDHVVTEWDRPKFSPKL, encoded by the exons ATGGAGATGATAACTAATGTTACCGAGTATGAGGCTATtgcaaaggaaaaattgccaaaGATGGTTTATGACTACTATGCATCAGGGGCAGAGGATCAGTGGACTTTGAAAGAGAACCGAAATGCGTTCTCAAGGATTCT GTTCCGGCCGCGTATTCTTGTTGATGTAAGCAAGATAGACTTGACTACAACTGTATTGGGCTTCAAAATATCAATGCCTATCATGATTGCTCCAACAGCCATGCAAAAGTTGGCTCACCCTGAAG GAGAATTAGCTACTGCTAGAGCAGCATCAGCAGCTGGCACAATCATG ACACTATCCTCATGCGCTAGTTCCAGTGTTGAGGAGGTTGCTTCAACAGGTTCCGACATTCGTTTTTTTCAACTTTAT GTGCTTAAAGACAGAAATGTGGTTGCTCAGCTTGTGAGAAGAGCTGAAAGAGCTGGTTTCAAGGCAATTGCCCTTACTGTGGACACTCCAATTCTTGGTCATAGGGAGGCTGATATCAAAAACAG ATTGACATTGCCACTAAACCTGGTTTTGAAGAATTTTGAAGGATTGGATCTTGGAAAGCTGGACAAG ACTAGTGACTCTGGTCTTGCCTCTTATGTTGCTGGACAAATTGATCCGTCACTCAACTGGAAG GATATCAAATGGCTTCAATCAATCACTTCATTGCCAATTTTAGTTAAGGGTGTACTTACTGTTGAAGATA CAAGGATAGCCATACAAGCTGGAGCTGCTGGAATCATTGTTTCCAATCATGGAGCTCGTCAACTTGACTATGTCCCTGCAACTATTATGGCTTTGGAAGAG GTAGTTAAAGCTGCACAAGGAAAAATTCCAGTTTTTCTGGACAGTGGAATTCGCCGAGGGACAGATGTATTTAAAGCATTAGCTCTTGGAGCAGCCGGTGTATTC ATTGGTAGACCTGTGGTGTTCTCATTGGCTGCTGATGGTGAGGCTGGTGTAAGAAAGGTACTTCAAATGCTTCGTGATGAGCTTGAATTAACTATGGCACTAAGTGGTTGTCGTTCACTCAAGGAGATAACTCGTGACCATGTTGTCACAGAGTGGGATCGTCCAAAATTTTCTCCCAAGTTATAA
- the LOC114412772 gene encoding uncharacterized protein LOC114412772 produces MASSVTRSTSGFSFSEIWLLVAATALICGFLGYIVYDAIMATASELLQRLLVISPLFLIIIVHWLSTASQISFPMPGSEPSAIHRAGGSPWGVAFVLLLLFLLISYQPSLHDLIS; encoded by the coding sequence ATGGCTTCTTCAGTGACCAGATCAACCTCAGGCTTCAGCTTCTCAGAGATCTGGCTCTTGGTGGCAGCCACAGCACTCATCTGTGGCTTTCTGGGGTACATAGTTTATGATGCAATCATGGCCACTGCTTCTGAGTTGCTGCAACGTTTGCTGGTAATTTCTCCACTGTTCTTGATCATCATTGTTCACTGGCTCTCCACTGCAAGCCAAATAAGCTTCCCCATGCCAGGATCTGAGCCTAGTGCCATCCACAGAGCTGGTGGTTCCCCTTGGGGTGTTGCATTTGTTCTTCTTCTGCTTTTCCTTCTCATTTCTTACCAACCTTCCCTGCATGACCTTATTTCCTAG
- the LOC114412774 gene encoding KH domain-containing protein At4g18375-like, whose product MGETGKRYRSQRDHDGDRKNQKRQMTDRDDRGNDELIVYRILCPDEVIGSVIGKNGKVINSIRQETRAKVKIVDPFPGAKDRVITIYSYVKEKEGVEIDDEFAGKEPLCAAQDALLKVHVAIVNSIAALGDSGKKRKDRDECQILVPSSQSANIIGKAGATIKKLRSKTRANIKVTAKDAADPTHTCAMEFDNFVLITGESEAVKRALFAVSSIMYKFGPREDISLDTAVPEAPPRIIIPSIPSDVPVYPPGGLYPASDPIVTPRAVPQIIGTTNVPDLQGYADAENSWPLYTSALPVVSGVGASRSEELIVRMLCPSDKIGRVIGKGGSTIKSMRQASGARIEVDDSKANYDECLIIITTTESPSDLKSMAVEAVLLMQGKINDEDDTTVSIRLLVPSKVIGCIIGKSGSIINEIRKRTKADVRISKGDKPKCANANDELVEVGGSVDCVSDALIQIILRLRDDVLRERDTSHNPSIGVESLYPGSAGLSLPSMMHSVPPVAAPMPYDHRAESGAGLGMLSSSSLYGGYGSLSMEENGYGSLSLYATQLYGGLPPPSTLDMLIPANAVGKVLGKGGANIANIRKISGASIEISDNKSARGDRIALISGTPEQKRAAENLIQAFIMAT is encoded by the exons ATGGGTGAGACTGGAAAACGATATCGTTCGCAGAGAGACCATGATGGGGAcaggaaaaatcaaaagagacaAATGACTGATAGAGATGACAGGGGCAATGATGAATTGATTGTTTATAGGATACTCTGTCCAGATGAAGTTATTGGGAGTGTCATTGGGAAGAATGGGAAAGTGATAAATTCAATAAGGCAAGAAACCAGGGCGAAAGTCAAGATTGTCGATCCTTTTCCCGGTGCCAAGGATCGGGTTATAACAATCTACAGCTATGTTAAGGAGAAGGAAGGCGTTGAGATTGATGATGAGTTCGCTGGTAAAGAACCTCTGTGTGCTGCCCAAGATGCTCTTCTAAAGGTTCATGTTGCCATTGTGAATTCCATAGCAGCTCTTGGAGATTCTGGGAAGAAACGGAAGGATAGAGATGAATGTCAAATCCTTGTTCCATCTAGCCAGTCTGCAAATATCATTGGTAAGGCTGGGGCTACCATTAAAAAGCTGAGAAGTAAGACAAGAGCAAATATCAAGGTTACTGCCAAGGATGCAGCTGACCCAACACACACATGTGCTATGGAGTTTGATAATTTTGTCTTG ATCACTGGTGAATCAGAAGCAGTTAAAAGAGCACTATTTGCAGTTTCCTCTATTATGTATAAGTTCGGTCCCAGGGAGGACATCTCTCTAGACACGGCTGTACCAGAAGCCCCACCCCGTATTATTATTCCCTCTATTCCCTCTGATGTTCCAGTTTATCCTCCTGGTGGACTATATCCAGCTTCAGATCCTATTGTCACACCTAGAGCAGTTCCTCAAATTATAGGCACAACAAATGTACCAGATCTGCAAGGTTATGCTGATGCAGAAAATTCATGGCCTCTGTACACATCTGCCCTTCCCGTTGTTTCTGGTGTTGGTGCTTCCCGGTCTGAGGAGTTAATTGTTAGAATGTTGTGTCCCTCTGACAAGATTGGGCGGGTCATTGGGAAAGGTGGTAGTACAATTAAAAGTATGAGGCAGGCAAGTGGTGCTCGTATTGAGGTTGATGATTCCAAGGCTAATTATGATGAGTGTTTAATCATTATAACTACAACAGAG TCGCCAAGTGATCTGAAGTCCATGGCAGTTGAAGCTGTTCTGCTGATGCAAGGGAAGATAAATGATGAAGACGATACCACTGTTTCAATCCGGCTTCTAGTTCCATCCAAGGTGATAGGTTGTATTATTGGTAAAAGTGGTTCAATCATAAATGAAATTCGGAAGAGAACTAAGGCTGATGTTCGAATCTCTAAAGGTGATAAGCCAAAATGTGCAAATGCAAATGATGAACTTGTTGAG GTGGGTGGCTCAGTTGATTGTGTGAGCGATGCACTAATCCAGATTATCTTAAGACTCAGAGATGATGTACTGAGAGAAAGGGATACCAGCCATAATCCTTCGATAGGTGTTGAATCCTTGTACCCAGGTAGTGCTGGTCTTTCATTGCCATCTATGATGCATTCAGTTCCTCCTGTTGCTGCTCCGATGCCCTATGATCATAGGGCTGAAAGTGGAGCTGGCCTGGGCATGCTTTCTTCAAGCAGTCTTTATGGTGGATATGGATCTTTATCG ATGGAGGAAAATGGCTATGGATCTTTGTCCTTGTATGCCACCCAGCTGTATGGCGG TTTGCCTCCCCCATCAACTCTGGATATGTTGATTCCTGCTAATGCTGTTGGTAAAGTGCTGGGTAAAGGAGGGGCAAATATAGCCAATATCAGGAAG ATTTCAGGAGCATCAATTGAGATATCTGACAACAAATCTGCTCGTGGTGATCGTATTGCTCTTATATCAGGCACACCTGAACAAAAGCGTGCTGCTGAAAATTTGATCCAGGCTTTTATAATGGCAACCTGA